In Armigeres subalbatus isolate Guangzhou_Male unplaced genomic scaffold, GZ_Asu_2 Contig63, whole genome shotgun sequence, one genomic interval encodes:
- the LOC134204498 gene encoding loricrin-like, whose protein sequence is MGDECSEAESNGGLPHYSGDGCSKAGSNGGVPHCGGDGRSEADSNGGVPLCGGDGRRKADFNGGVPPCGGDGRSEADSNGGVPLCGGDGRRKADFNGGVPPCGGDGRSEADSNGGVPLCGGDGRSEADSNGGVPPCGGDGRSEADSNGGVPLCGGDGRSEADSNGGVPLCGGDGRRKADFNGGVPPCGGDGRSEANSNGGVPLCGGDGPRF, encoded by the exons ATGGGCGATGAATGTAGTGAGGCCGAATCGAACGGCGGATTGCCGCACTATAGTGGCGATGGATGTAGCAAGGCCGGTTCGAACGGCGGAGTGCCGCACTGCGGTGGCGATGGACGAAGCGAGGCCGATTCGAACGGCGGAGTGCCGCTCTGCGGTGGCGATGGGCGTCGGAAGGCCGATTTCAACGGCGGAGTGCCGCCCTGCGGTGGCGATGGACGGAGCGAGGCCGATTCGAACGGCGGAGTGCCGCTCTGCGGTGGCGATGGGCGTCGGAAGGCCGATTTCAACGGCGGAGTGCCGCCCTGCGGTGGCGATGGACGGAGCGAGGCCGATTCGAACGGCGGAGTGCCGCTCTGCGGTGGCGATGGACGGAGCGAGGCCGATTCGAACGGCGGAGTGCCGCCCTGCGGTGGCGATGGACGGAGCGAGGCCGATTCGAACGGCGGAGTGCCGCTCTGCGGTGGCGATGGACGGAGCGAGGCCGATTCGAACGGCGGAGTGCCGCTCTGCGGTGGCGATGGGCGTCGGAAGGCCGATTTCAACGGCGGAGTGCCGCCCTGCGGTGGAGATGGACGGAGCGAGGCCAATTCGAACGGCGGAGTGCCGCTCTGCGGTGGCGATGG TCCACGTTTTTAG
- the LOC134204499 gene encoding uncharacterized protein LOC134204499 has protein sequence KFSSSSELLEEVNNIRRGLPFSEAVRLFGTTLNFYSSKAYRFVRKAFDNTLSHERTVASWYRTVDSEPGITVESLNVLEAKSKEMTVGRQLLVSLTMDEVAARQLVEWNPQKKKFDEVVDYGASLSFLIEGDDVVTAKEDDWKIPVAYYLISGLKTHDKKQIVESVLIALQDKGDYSVAVKHYTTAIQRNPEDAKLYSNRAACYTKLAAFDLGLKDCDTCCRLDETFIKGWIRKGKILQVMQKSSEAQTAYQKALEIDPNNAEALEGYRACTMAVHSDPKEVWKKAMNDPEVQQILKDPAMRIILEQMQNDPKAVQEHLKNPQVASKIQKLLESGIIQIY, from the exons AAATTCAGCTCGAGCTCTGAACTGCTAGAAGAAGTGAATAATATCCGACGTGGACTGCCATTCAGTGAGGCGGTGCGCTTATTTGGAACGACGCTTAACTTTTATTCTTCGAAAGCATATCGATTTGTCCGTAAGGCGTTCGACAATACTCTCTCTCATGAGAGAACAGTTGCAAGCTGGTACCGAACGGTAGACAGCGAACCTGGAATAACGGTCGAATCGTTAAACGTTTTGGAAGCTAAATCGAAAGAGATGACAGTCGGGCGTCAGCTATTAGTGAGTTTGACAATGGATGAAGTTGCTGCTAGGCAACTTGTTGAGTGGAATCCCCAAAAGAAGAAGTTTGATGAAGTTGTCGATTACGGTGCTTCGCTGTCGTTTTTAATAGAAGGTGACGACGTGGTCACAGCTAAAGAAGACGACTGGAAGATACCTGTTGCGTATTATCTTATAAGCGGACTCAAAACACACGATAAGAAGCAGATTGTAGAAAGCGTATTGATTGCTCTACAAGAC AAGGGCGATTACAGTGTAGCGGTCAAACACTACACGACAGCCATCCAGCGCAATCCGGAGGATGCAAAGTTGTACAGCAATCGAGCGGCTTGTTACACGAAATTAGCTGCTTTTGATCTTGGTCTTAAAGATTGCGACACGTGCTGTAGATTGGACGAAACCTTCATCAAGGGCTGGATTCGCAAGGGAAAAATTCTGCAAGTCATGCAGAAATCATCGGAAGCTCAGACTGCCTACCAGAAAGCGCTGGAAATTGATCCCAACAATGCCGAAGCACTGGAAGGATACCGGGCGTGCACAATGGCTGTGCATTCGGATCCGAAGGAAGTCTGGAAGAAGGCCATGAACGATCCGGAGGTACAGCAAATCCTCAAGGATCCAGCGATGCGAATCATCCTCGAGCAGATGCAGAATGACCCGAAGGCGGTTCAAGAGCATCTCAAGAACCCTCAGGTGGCATCGAAGATTCAGAAGCTGCTCGAGTCGGGCATCATCCAAATCTATTAA